A portion of the Mus pahari chromosome 17, PAHARI_EIJ_v1.1, whole genome shotgun sequence genome contains these proteins:
- the Mettl7a gene encoding methyltransferase-like protein 7A, with translation MTLAVLALRLVVCTLALPMFLLNLLGVWSWVCKKCFPYFLKRFTVMYNEQMASRKRELFSNLQEFAGPSGKLTLLEVGCGTGANFKFYPPGCRVTCIDPNPNFEKFLFKSVAENRQLQFERFLVAAGEDMHQVTDGSVDVVVCTLVLCSVKNQEKILREVCRVLKPGGAFYFMEHVADERSTWNYFWQQVLDPVWFLVFDGCNLTRESWKTLEQASFSKLKLQHIQAPLSWTLVRPHIYGYAVK, from the exons ATGACGCTCGCCGTCCTGGCCCTGCGGCTGGTGGTCTGTACCCTGGCGCTTCCCATGTTTCTACTGAACCTTCTAGGGGTGTGGAGCTGGGTATGCAAAAAGTGCTTTCCCTACTTCCTGAAGCGATTCACCGTGATGTACAATGAGCAGATGGCGAGCCGAAAGCGGGAGCTCTTCAGCAATCTGCAGGAGTTTGCGGGCCCCTCAGGGAAGCTGactctgctggaggtgggctgtgGCACCGGGGCCAACTTCAAGTTCTATCCCCCCGGCTGCAGGGTCACTTGTATCGACCCCAACCCCAACTTCGAAAAGTTCTTGTTCAAGAGCGTCGCAGAGAACCGGCAGCTGCAGTTTGAGCGCTTCCTGGTGGCAGCAGGGGAGGACATGCACCAGGTGACCGATGGCTCTGTGGACGTGGTGGTCTGCACCCTGGTGCTGTGCTCAGTGAAGAACCAAGAGAAGATTCTGCGTGAGGTGTGCCGAGTGCTGAAGCCG GGAGGGGCTTTTTACTTCATGGAACATGTGGCAGATGAACGGTCCACCTGGAATTACTTCTGGCAACAGGTCCTGGATCCTGTCTGGTTCCTCGTTTTTGACGGCTGCAATCTGACGAGAGAGAGCTGGAAGACCCTAGAGCAGGCCAGCTTCTCGAAGCTGAAGCTGCAACACATCCAGGCCCCGCTCTCCTGGACATTGGTGAGGCCACACATCTATGGCTACGCTGTGAAATAG